One Bemisia tabaci chromosome 4, PGI_BMITA_v3 genomic window, tatcTATAATGTTAGTAAACTGAGCCAAGAATTGCAGttctgaatttcaaaatgtagcaCGCATGATCGTTGTATTCTGCAGAAATTAGATCGTCAACTTTATAAGCATGTCAATGCGAAATTTAATGCACATTTGAAAGTGAGCCTGGATTGCAAgtctcaaaaatattcttttgcaatcttttcgtattttttcagttttatccGTCATTTTGCCccctttgttaaaattttcgtttccACCGTCAGTAGTTTGAGGacaggggaaaatatttttattttatgggATTTGTTGATTCTTCATTGTGATATTTTGATTCCTGTGTTTGCAGTAAAAATATTCAAGTGTAACACTTGTGACTATGTGTAAGTGTCTATTTTTGTATTCAAACCCTCATGTACATAAACATTAATTTGTGTTGAAAATTCACTAATTGTAAATGTCAGAAATAGTTCTTAAAACCTCACTCCACAAAAGGCTGATTCagtttaattttcctttttttttcggtgctttGCATTGTACTTATAGACAATTTTGAAAGCTGTTGATCTATAAATACCATTTGTAAAGGTGAAGTGGTATGAAATGCCGCTTatgttttcctcttttatctctcctctcctctcctcgtAGTTCAGAGAAACCCTTAGATTTTTCGAGTGATTATTAGAACTATTTCTGAACTGCTTGTACAGTAGTAAATTTCGTTTATTGTATATTTTTGTTGAAACTCAAATTTATTCATGAATAAATGGATGGATTTAACTGGATAACTGTATGTACCTACAAAATTTCGAATTAGGATGTTGCTTAGCTTTCTGGTACAAAGATATAacatgtgaaaaaaattaggtaacatCCGATGGGGTTTGGTTGGTTCTAGTTGTTACGGTTAAATACCGTCCAAATTTTTGTCCGGTTTCCTTGTAGGTAATTGAGCTTTTTTCCATCCACCAATGCAATGTTCTGAAACATGGTGACATCAGTACAGAACAAAAGTTTAGAAATCTACGCTCAAATCATGTTATATTCTTGTgtcattttaatttatcattGATTCTCACCATCTTGTTGTTTAATCTGATGTCCATTATTACAAAGTTGGATGTCCTCGCTAGGTAGCTATTTAATTACAAATTTCCACGCATACTTAATTTTACCTGACCTCTTATATTCACCATCATGTAGAAATATCTATTTTGAAAGatgaggagaagaagaagatcaAAGACGGAAAGGGTCTCCTCTCCCTCTGTTCGTTCAAGTGTTCAGGATTTTCTGTTGCCTTTGTTTCCCTTGTCCcataattttcgaatttttaaaggGCTGTCAATCCATTTATTTGGTCATAGGTCAACAACAGTGAATAAAATCCCCTATTCTCAATGATTTGAGCttatatttgatttttgttcTTAAATTCTTACTATTTATGAGCTTATCGGAGCGTCATCTGAAGGGATTAGCACGAAGGGAAGAACAGGAAGGAAAGTCAGCCCTTTAAATGCTCAGGCAATttaattgtaagaaaaaaatgtgttggTCCTTTGTACCAGCTCTTGTAGAAGATTTAACTTTTATCTGTTAATAATGGGTAATGCTGGTCATTCGTTGTGAAATATAATTGAATGTATTCATAAGTGATGCCAAAAGTTTTGCTCTAAGTATATTAGCGTCCATCAACTCTTCCTCTATTCCTCTTTATTGAGTCTTTACTACTGATGCCAAATGTAATATAAATTCCTAAATAATttaatgacgtcaaaaactgtATTTGATTTTGTAAAgccttttttttaatggatattGCAATCGGCTGTACCTGCATCTGCACTTTTCAGAAGAAGTGCTACTTCATCTTATCCATTACAACTCCTCGATACCCGTACAGTTATTGTCCCAAAAATTAATCAATCATGTACAGAATTCATATTGAAAAATTCATGATCTTGCATTTACTTTGTCTTACTTAAAAAATGTTAtttggagagccttcaatttttgccaatgggaaaagtccaatttttgtATGGTAGTTGTCTCAGTAATTTCCAGGTTTTCATCTCCTCCATTCATTCTAAATCATTGCAAGCGTCTcctcccaagggggggggggggttgcaggagagggaggggagtaAGTAAGTGGATGAGGAAGACTTTCAAACTCTACAAGTCCACTCTTTTCCAGGTTCTCATGAAAACCGTGATTTTTTCTCCACTTTTAATggcaaaatatttctctttgtTTATGATTGTCTCTATTCCTTGTCCTTTGTGCTCCTTTCCTCTAAAGGTGCTCCCAATTTTCTATTCTTTTAAAACATTATTTGCCTTTTTAAGTAAGATGGTTCGAGAGAAAATTTAAGATAGCTGAATTTCAGGTGAGCTCTCCCTCAAAGCAATTTTGCCAAGGTTTGACTGAGAAATTAGGTTCCCTGTGGTTaattcaaatttcatttaaatttaaatttttagacacccccccccccccctcttttttcttcatcttattCTCAATTTTGTgaatcattgacaagaagaaaccAGAAGCAAGTGATTTCAATGAAGGGTTATTAATATTGTTGAGCACCTGCAGTCTTGATCGAGCTTATTGTAATTCTAAGTCTTAGTGCTGGGCTTGCACTAATATTAGTGCCACGCTAATACTAATTTATAAGAGGAACCCTGATTTAGTTGTTCACCAACTTTTTCCATTTAATTGGGAAGTAAATTCCTGTTTCCCTTTTGAAACTGAAGTCCTGAGGTCTGTCATCACttgaatcaaatgaaaaattttactttaaattactAGACAGTAAATAAACAATCACTGCTCAGTGCTTATTTCAAACAAATTAATGGTATTTCTTTGTCTTTTGATTGAATGGAAAACCTGTgtcaaaatgaaattgaattcTCCTGCAGCCAACGTAATAATTATCAAATTATAAGATGAGACACTGCCACGGTAACTAAATGGGGCCTCCACACCAACCAAATTGAATCAAAGGAAGTCTACTTTTGAATAAGGAGCAGTTCCTCTTGCATTTACAGTCCATATGTCAGCCAAGGTGGAACAAATATTTCACTCTCAATAGAGCATTTAAATCGTTTTCTTcgatttcttattatttttttacaattcttAGCTTTCATTGTGCCGGTGCTAGGAGATATTGATTCAACAGAGGAATTGATCACGTAATCATTTCCAAAATTGTGGCAAAATCGCCAATTGATTTTATCATGGAGTGTTATAATGATCTAAAGTTTTTAGGTAGTCAGGGAAAGTTCTTTTCATGTTTCCACTATTTCTTGTTCCCCTGATTTTCAGTTGAGCTTGCTGTTGATCCTGCCAACCACGAACTTTTCATAACTTAATTTGTCATTAAGCACGCATTTCACTTATTTATTATCACGAgtaatgatgaaattttttgatttaaTGATCATTGTGAGTGCCATTCAACATTAAGCACCTCTTTTCTTTTGCTTATGGAACTATCACCTTTATTGTTAATGTGACCTATGTCTGTTGAACTGATAATTGAAACTTAACTTACTGTATTTATCCACAATAACTTCCCCTAAGTTTTCCCTTTGTCATTATTTCTAAGTTCTattcatttaataaaataattctTCCTCAACCTTAGTGCTTTTAATTTCCTCCCAAATTTTAGCCTGTCTAGGttatttcacagaattttttctgaaGTTACTTTTACtagaaatttaatttcttgtaaATAATGTAGTTTATATTTAATTCAAGAAAGAATAAATACGCAAATAAGGCACCCAAAAGTGAAAGGATGATgtgtttattttacttttcaccTCAGTTGTTGATCTGTAGCTTGTGAAGATTGCATATATTATTTTGAAGAAGTGATCAACCTACATGACATCTAACTTCCTTAGTATTGGTGGCTGTTCATGAAACCTAGAATAGACTGAATCAGCAGCTGCGCCATTTGTATAATCGCCGTTAACATGTCCTGCTCTCAAAAAGAGTAATGAAATtgttcagtacttttccagtataAATTACTTGGATACATATTTTGAAGGGTCAAAAACACCAAGAGGACCGAAAGAATGAACAAAAGAAGttattacaaaaaataataaataataatttattcttttttaacaaatttatttcaatcaaattgCTCCATAATACAAAACATAATCTtgagggaaagggggggggggggtggtgtcaatatttctttttttttttggttgcttTTTTTTCCTTAGTATTCATTACAGTAATAAATATTATAAAAGTTtatatcaaaattttgaaagagcaCTACTTAGAATTGGTAAAACAAACTTGTCTTGCAGTTAGTGAAAGATGTAGAGGAAATATTTatctatttcaaaattttggaactaaAACTATTAGTTATGAAGTGAATTTCAAACTATGACAACACGCATGAAGCTAAGTTGTGTTGAATGTCTATTCACTCattgtgtaaaaaaaagtagggggaaagaagaaattcaagattttagagggggaaaaataaaaaaatataagaccAAAAAACTTAACATTAATAACTGTTAATGGAGGATATAAATTGCGGTTTGTACTAGACTGTAAGTGTTTCACTACTACATGGATCAAGTTTGATTGTAGTTGtacagaaaaaatataaaaaactaaTCAGTACAAGAGTTAACTtacttttgatatttttcagattttaataaattaactcATCCACTCGGAGAGGTAATAGTAGGAACTGAAGAAACAACAGGCGCTGGTAGAAAGCCGAATTGCTGAGATTTACTTTGGAGCCGCCGCTGACAAAGAGTGGATTCGGAGGGAGGGGATAAACCAAACAGAGGTTCATCTTCTGAGCCACTGTGCTCAGCAATATGCTCAGCGAAGTTCATGCTGAAATGCTGCAGTACAACTCGGTTGACGGccattgctgattcagcaaatACAGATAGCTCCCGAGCACTGTTGTTTCGTCGGATCACCTGCGGAGTGACTAGGGGCCTGCCAGCGTGGGTTTGGCTTGGACCGGGGTTGACCCATCGATGATTCAGTACTTCGGCAGCGCTAAGTCGGTGGCTCGCTTCCTTGACCAGTAATTTTCGGATCAAGTCTTTGGCATCTTCTGAGATGTACGCCCATTCTCTGTCGGGGAAGTCATAGCGGCCCTCCTGGATTGAACTAAAAAGCAGCTCCTggaacaaaaattaatattcagaTTAGATTCAAAAACAAATGAGCAAATAACAAAAACATGGCAACAGAGAAAAACAGCAGTGTTGGCATTATTTGCATTCCTCCTTGTTATTTTCACTGGAGCAAAATAAAATCTATTTGTAAGAGAAAATGAGGCCTATGGGTGGCTTTCTATGATCAAAAATATGAGACTTCCATCACAATTTCTCTAAGAAGAAATTATAGGTGATCCTGATGAAGAGAATAACTAACACTCAACttgtctcaaatttttttcacaattcgGCTTTACCTACAAAAAAAGAACATGCtttctaagaatttttttttttttttgaagcatGGATACATGTTTCAGCAACTCAAAATTAGACCGtggtgttaatttttttctgtccgTCAATGCCATAGACGAGCTAAAATATGAGGAAAATGAAACCATTATCGAAACATTGGAATGAAGCATAAAATTTCGTTTTAAAATGCCAGATGATGAAATACTTCTCAAGAATAAGTTTGAAATACAGTTTAGTATGATTACTAAATGGTGGAATTATCTTGGAAACTATTGTTGGCATCTTCTACCTTCAGGATAAAAATTGCTTCCGATGAAAATCAGTGATAAATGCTTTTCGGTCGCATTACTCATTTGATTTCCTTATCTCATTTGCTGAGGTTGGTTTGTTATTAATAGAAGAAGTTAGGAAGTGGTAAAACAACTTACTTGACACTCCATACAAGTCTCTCCTCTTTCCCAGCCACAGTCCATTCCGCAGTTGCCATAGAATGGAGGATATCCACAGAGGAGAATGTACATGACGACACCGAGAGACCAGAGATCACATCGCTTGTCATAGGCATTGGACTCTCCTGTGAAAGCGTTGACAACCTCAGGGGCCATAAACTCAGCACTGCCTACCGGAGTCAGCAATTGCGGGGTTGCAAGGGGTGAGCAAAGAGCagcgtttaatttgatacctGAGCCTAAATCAAAGTCACAGAGTTTAACCGGTGTGAGTTTATGACGGTCCACACAAAGGATATTCTCAGGTTTGAGGTCTCTGTGAGCTATTCCCTTTTTGTGGAGGTAGTTAAGAGCACTTGCAAGGTCTTTTATTATCTGGCTAGCTTCAACCTCACTGAAATGGGTTCGTTCTTGTATCCTTGAGAGAAGCTGACCTccttcaactttttcaaaaactaggTAGAATCGGTCGTcatcttcaaaaaattctaaaagttGGATGATGTTCTGGTGCCCAGCGCAGTGGTGGAACGTTTCGACTTCTTTGAAAACACGTGCTCGAGAGTGCTCTGCTGTTTTCTCGATGATTTTAACTGCATATTCCATGTCAGTTAGAATGTTGACACATGTTTGAACCGAAGCATACGCTCCTTCACCAAGAACTTCACCAGTCAGTCTATATAAATCTGAAACACACAAAGAAAACTCACATTAGCCAAACTTCCAATTTAATTGGCTCTTGAGGGATATTTTCACTTCATCAAATAATACTTGACTCACCACCTCTATTTTGTACTCGGATCGTTAGAATTCAGTACACCTCAAGTATTATTTAAATTCATATTGGGTTGTTATTGTACATATTAAATTCACTTTGTATTTGCAACAGTTTCTAAGGTTAccatacatttttggaaaaatattaaaatcacagaaatcagTGATTTGCCAGAAAAGTAATCGAAATTAGTGATCCTAACGCGTGAGAATGAATATACCCAGAGTAGTTAAATAGATTGAGTAACACCATCAGTTAAATGAACAATACtgcgatgtttttttttaccgtgaGAGCATttaaacattgccaaatttcctttgacaaattggcagggacatttttgaaaaaaaaatttctaattttctggAGAATTGTGAAAGTAGGTAGGTAATTTGATCAaagatgtctgaaaatttcaaggagaaatattcatacttttcttcgaaaatagacattttgtaggaggaaatttggcaacatttgaatgctcgtTTGGCATTTCTCCTAAGCACAGAAGCATTTGTATAGTTCATACATGCTTCAGTCAAAGCACATAAAGTATTCTTTCATTTTAGGGTGAAATACAGGCAAAATGTCAAGTTgatccctaaaaatcgagcttaatgggccacatggctcctgaaactcaaaggtgagtttcgaacactacATATCATAGTATTTCAGTACCCCAGAGTTAAAAGGTGCAAATATGAATCTCAATAATTGCGGACTTCATTTTTCCTAACTGGTGCTACCAAATGTTGAACACACAAGAAACCATTATTGTGGATTTTTGTAACGCAAATAACTTAATGTCTGAAAAAATGTGAGCTAGGTAGCTTTGGGCTATAGAGAACTGACACAGTCAATGAATAGAGGAGTACGGAACGAAGTCAAGACCCTATGAAAACCTATTCATTcaaacactgttaaaaattgattgCCAGTAACTTATGGTGTTATCGCAGTTGAAACAAGAAAATGCACCTTGTCTCACTGCgattaaaaatgcatttttccacCGACTCAACTATTCAGTTTTTGGAGAGGACTATAGATATCCTAGTGGTTATTGATAAGTTTCCTAAACACACTAGCCATTTATAATAACAGAGACATGAGGTCTCTCTTCTGAGCTTGCCTATTAGTTTCATATTCAGATGGGATTGACTTTACCGATCATGTATGCCGGTTCTACCTGCTGTGCAACCCAGGGGACAAACTTAGCTAGCAACAATCAACTGGATATTCTAGTTGCCAGGATAATTTTTCTAGCATTTCCTGCAAGACCTGTCTTTTGAATTGACTAGTTGAAAGTTGTACTTAAAAGTCAATAATATGCTGCTTGCTTCAGCAACAGCTCTGACTAATGAAAAATATGTACCACCCTACATAaagacggtgtaagtcggcaagcacatatcttgtttgctgtgtttgaaaatctccgcctcggtgttattttcttaaaggaaaacaaattgatatcattccttgaagtttttacagaattttttatgcacagagaaggaaaataatggcagatttaaagaatttcctttgagtagtttttcgtttcgaaaataaagtatgataggaagtctgcgacgttgcaaaccgaggtATGATTGTTGACTGACACCGTCAATAAGTAAAGAGAGCCTTTTGATATCAATGGattaagttgaaaaatgtggATCTTTGATTCCACCATTGAGGGTCTCCTCACCTtcatttttcaagggaaaactgAAAAGTGAAGTAAGGAGGGAGTTTCAGATGAAACTGACGGTAACTTTTTTTGCACCAACTCAAAGAAAAAccacacaaaattgcaaaagGACACCATGGTTAGTTTCCCTTGAACAAAAGAGAGATATCATCAGCGATATCTTTAAATGTAGCAATTGAGGAGTTCTTTGGAACAGGGGCATATAAGACTTGTAATGCTGCTAAGATAGCAACTTGTGCATCTTAGTGCATCGTTTCCAGTTAGACAGATTGAAAGCCCTGCtaggatttttttctgaaaaaaatatgatcatttggatttatttttctgtgaaaataattGCATGTATGTGTGACATGGTTCGCTCCAAACTGTATACAAAGTCGCACAATCTTGGTAGCATTGCAAGTCTTATGTGCACTTGTTCCAAAGAACTCCTTAATTGAGATACACTTTTTCAAGATTAATCCATTAATATAATGCATCTTCACTTCATATACTTGAAGAAATTCACATTCAGACTTACAAGTGTATTCGGAAAGATGTCCTTACAATTCAAGGTACTGAAAAGAATTGATCAGGTAACATACCTTGGAAACATGATGTTACTAAACTAGTGGCagtcttctttttccttcttttaactctagcttcttcttttctctgGGATA contains:
- the Lk6 gene encoding MAP kinase-interacting serine/threonine-protein kinase 1, giving the protein MVESIIEESKGDGTVCDEVMGILRDKTNDSNVPDCVSQRKEEARVKRRKKKTATSLVTSCFQDLYRLTGEVLGEGAYASVQTCVNILTDMEYAVKIIEKTAEHSRARVFKEVETFHHCAGHQNIIQLLEFFEDDDRFYLVFEKVEGGQLLSRIQERTHFSEVEASQIIKDLASALNYLHKKGIAHRDLKPENILCVDRHKLTPVKLCDFDLGSGIKLNAALCSPLATPQLLTPVGSAEFMAPEVVNAFTGESNAYDKRCDLWSLGVVMYILLCGYPPFYGNCGMDCGWERGETCMECQELLFSSIQEGRYDFPDREWAYISEDAKDLIRKLLVKEASHRLSAAEVLNHRWVNPGPSQTHAGRPLVTPQVIRRNNSARELSVFAESAMAVNRVVLQHFSMNFAEHIAEHSGSEDEPLFGLSPPSESTLCQRRLQSKSQQFGFLPAPVVSSVPTITSPSG